TCCGGTGCCTGGGCAACGTCGTTTCCGCCCCGAGGTGGACGTCCTGGTCGGCGAACCCGTCGATCCCCCGGAAGTTCGCGGCAGGGCCGGGCTGGCCGCGGCGACCGAACGAATACGCACCGAGCTGGCCGGGCTGCTCGCGGAACTGGACGGGCCCGGGGCCGGTTTCGGCACCGAGACGACTACGTGAGAGGTAACGAGGCGTGAGCGAAGAGCCGCTTGCCGACGCCAGTGACGGCGCCGGCCTCGACGGCACCTGGTCCGACGAAGCGGACTGGGCCGATTACGACCATTTGGTCGAGGACGAAGAGGACGAGGCCTCGACGACGGCGGGCCAACCCGTGCTCGCCGTCGTGGGCAGGCCCAACGTCGGTAAATCGACCCTCGTGAACCGGTTGCTGGGACGTCGCCAGGCAGTGGTCAAGGACACTCCCGGCGTCACCAGGGACAGGGTGAGTTACGACGCCGTGTGGAACGGGCGCAGCTTCACGATCGTCGACACCGGAGGCTGGGATCCGGACGCCGAGGGTGTCTACGCGAGTGTGACCTCCCAGGCGGAGATGGCCATGTCCGCGGCCGACGCGATCCTTCTCGTGGTCGACTCGAACGTGGGCTCCAGTGCCACCGACGAAGCAGCGGCCAAGGTGCTGCGCCGTTCCAAGCGCCCGGTGCTGGTCGTCGCCAACAAGGTCGACGACCAGCGTGCGGAGGCCGAGGTCGCGGAGCTGTGGTCGTTGGGACTGGGACAACCGTATCCGGTCAGCGCGCTGCACGGGCGCGGCTCGGGGGACTTGCTGGACGAGGTACTGCGAGTGTTCCCCGAGACCCCGCGTGAACGGTTCGGCGGAAGCGGCGGCCCGCGCCGGGTGGCCCTGGTCGGGAAGCCCAACGTCGGCAAGTCCAGCATGCTCAACAAGTTGGTCGGTGAGCAGCGCGCCGTCGTCGACGAGACCTCGGGCACCACGGTGGATCCCGTCGATTCGTTGGTGGAGCTGGACGGTGAGGTGTGGCGTCTCGTGGACACCGCCGGACTGCGCAGGCGGGTCAGGACGGCGGACGGGACGGAGTACTACGCCTCCCTGCGCACCAAGGCGGCCATCGAGGCCGCGGAAGTGGTCATCGTGCTCATCGACGGGTCGAACCCGTTGACCGAGCAGGACCTGCGCATCATCAGCATGGTCATCGAGTCGGGCAGATCCCTCGTGATCGCCTACAACAAGTGGGATCTGGTCGACGACGACCGCAGGAGGAGTCTGGAGAAGGAGATCGACCGCGATCTCGTTCAGGTTCGTTGGGCCGAACGTGTCAACGTCTCGGCGGAGACCGGTCGGGC
This genomic stretch from Actinopolyspora halophila DSM 43834 harbors:
- the der gene encoding ribosome biogenesis GTPase Der, coding for MSEEPLADASDGAGLDGTWSDEADWADYDHLVEDEEDEASTTAGQPVLAVVGRPNVGKSTLVNRLLGRRQAVVKDTPGVTRDRVSYDAVWNGRSFTIVDTGGWDPDAEGVYASVTSQAEMAMSAADAILLVVDSNVGSSATDEAAAKVLRRSKRPVLVVANKVDDQRAEAEVAELWSLGLGQPYPVSALHGRGSGDLLDEVLRVFPETPRERFGGSGGPRRVALVGKPNVGKSSMLNKLVGEQRAVVDETSGTTVDPVDSLVELDGEVWRLVDTAGLRRRVRTADGTEYYASLRTKAAIEAAEVVIVLIDGSNPLTEQDLRIISMVIESGRSLVIAYNKWDLVDDDRRRSLEKEIDRDLVQVRWAERVNVSAETGRALGKLAPSLRRALDSWDQRISTGRINSWISEIVAAQPPPVRGGKQSKIMFATQAHTRPPTLVLFSSGFIEAGYRRFLERRFREAFGFGGSPVRVVVRIKESKNARK